One Solanum pennellii chromosome 10, SPENNV200 genomic region harbors:
- the LOC114074475 gene encoding probable membrane-associated kinase regulator 6 codes for MENTLKYLASESFSYSWLLNETTPSLESTILDDQDTTFLNFSKRFLELESQNFNFDINPTFSFVHADEIFSDGHIMPLYLDNMSKIEKICNFDTCSISSTPLTPFYATNRGKQRKSCGKILVKRLKFLWLFCKSLGNSRKGSKVDDFERKVLEIDSRNSPMRSPSHCIDMENTISEAILHCKRSFGMLNDICD; via the coding sequence ATGGAAAATACCCTCAAGTATCTTGCTAGTGAGAGCTTCTCATATAGTTGGTTGTTAAATGAAACTACTCCTTCTCTTGAATCAACTATTCTTGATGATCAAGATACAACattcttgaatttttcaaaGAGATTCTTGGAATTagaatcacaaaatttcaactttGATATCAAtcctactttttcttttgttcatgCTGATGAAATATTTTCAGATGGACATATTATGCCTTTGTATCTTGACAACATGTCAAAGATTGAAAAAATTTGTAACTTTGACACTTGTTCAATTTCTTCAACTCCTCTCACACCCTTTTATGCTACAAACAGAGGAAAACAGAGGAAATCATGTGGTAAAATCTTGGTGAAGAGGTTAAAATTTCTTTGGTTGTTTTGCAAGAGTTTAGGTAATTCAAGAAAAGGTTCAAAAGTTgatgattttgaaagaaaagttttggAAATTGATAGTAGAAATTCACCTATGAGAAGTCCATCTCATTGTATAGATATGGAGAATACAATTTCTGAGGCAATTTTGCATTGTAAGAGATCATTTGGTATGTTAAATGATATTTGTGATTAA
- the LOC107032645 gene encoding uncharacterized protein LOC107032645, producing MLIHLKERKKAYIVLLLSWVLDAEIHLDAKGLGATITNGNTASSQDKAKAMIFLRHHLDEGLKVEYLTVKDLLELWIDLKEMYDHLKATVLPRARYEWIHLRLQDFKTICEYNSVVYKITFQLKLCGEDIKNEDMLEKTLTTFHASNLVLQQQYRERGFKKYSKLISCLLVAEQHNTLLLRNHEARPTGTAPLPEANEVEAHNQSERRQIKIKVKIMFVDITMTEDNKIIVVVVVATKGTTIWVLKAILQEAIVILVA from the coding sequence ATGTTGATACACTTGAAAGAAAGGAAGAAAGCTTATATTGTTCTTCTATTGTCATGGGTACTCGATGCTGAAATTCACCTTGACGCTAAAGGTCTTGGTGCCACTATTACAAATGGTAATACAGCGTCGAGTCAGGACAAAGCAAAGGCAATGATTTTCCTTCGTCATCATCTGGATGAAGGATTAAAGGTTGAATACCTTACGGTGAAAGATCTACTTGAATTGTGGATTGATTTGAAGGAAATGTATGACCACCTTAAGGCAACGGTATTGCCAAGAGCTCGTTATGAATGGATTCACTTACGGTTACAGgattttaaaactatatgtgAATATAATTCTGTTGTATACAAAATTACTTTccaattgaaattatgtgggGAAGATATAAAAAATGAGGACATGTTGGAAAAAACTCTCACAACTTTTCATGCCTCAAATTTGGTATTACAACAACAATACCGTGAAAGGGGATTTAAAAAGTATTCTAAGTTGATCTCATGCCTACTTGTGGCTGAACAACATAATACTCTTTTATTGAGAAACCATGAGGCCCGTCCTACGGGAACTGCTCCGTTACCGGAAGCAAATGAGGTTGAAGCACATAACCAGTCTGAaagaagacaaataaaaatcaagGTCAAAATAATGTTCGTGGACATTACAATGACAGAGGACAATAAAATAATCGTCGTGGTGGTGGTCGCCACAAAAGGGACAACAATATGGGTTCTCAAAGCAATTCTTCAAGAGGCAATTGTCATCcttgtggcatga